The Streptomyces sp. CC0208 genome window below encodes:
- a CDS encoding AAA family ATPase translates to MIVWVNGAFGSGKTTLVEELRGRWPEALVLDPEMVGYVLREIVDVPTGDFQDLPLWRRQVAGLAVGLVREYRRPLLVPMTLVDPRYLDEIFGALKDADVVVHHFFLKVPPEVLARRIDARTFFPDDPAREERVRAWCKARIEACTAAVDTLPGDTVFLDGESTSRELAGQVLAHVG, encoded by the coding sequence GTGATCGTGTGGGTCAACGGGGCTTTCGGCAGCGGCAAGACCACGCTCGTGGAGGAACTCCGCGGGCGGTGGCCCGAGGCGCTGGTCCTCGACCCGGAGATGGTCGGTTATGTGCTACGGGAGATCGTGGACGTCCCGACCGGTGACTTCCAGGATCTGCCGCTGTGGCGGCGGCAGGTCGCCGGCCTGGCCGTCGGCCTGGTCCGGGAGTACCGGCGTCCGCTTCTGGTCCCCATGACATTGGTCGACCCGCGCTACCTGGACGAGATCTTCGGCGCCCTGAAGGACGCGGACGTCGTCGTCCACCACTTCTTCCTCAAGGTCCCGCCGGAGGTCCTGGCGCGGCGGATCGACGCACGGACCTTCTTCCCCGACGACCCGGCCCGGGAGGAACGCGTCCGAGCGTGGTGCAAGGCCCGCATCGAGGCGTGCACGGCCGCGGTGGACACCCTGCCCGGTGACACGGTGTTCCTCGACGGCGAGTCCACCTCGCGGGAACTGGCCGGCCAGGTGCTCGCCCACGTCGGTTGA
- the icmF gene encoding fused isobutyryl-CoA mutase/GTPase IcmF: protein MSDLHRPVHPVRLVTASALFDGHDASINIMRRIFQSQGAEVIHLGHNRSVREVVDAALEEDAHGVAVSSYQGGHVEYFEYLMASLRKQGAEHIRVVGGGGGVIVPEEIARLRESGVTIFSPEDGQRLGLAGMVNTVVKDCDFDLWDGRPADLTAVLAGDRFAIARALTGAELGKLPEEFRHELRTAAAARTVPVLGITGTGGSGKSSLTDELVRRFRVDQRDALRIAVIAVDPTRRRGGGALLGDRIRMNSLDGDRVFFRSLATRGSRELPEHLSDVIDVVKAAGFDLVIVETPGIGQGDAAIVPFVDASLYVMTPEFGAASQLEKIDMLDFADVVAINKFERRGAKDALRDVGRQLVRNREAFGKRPEDMPVYGTSAATFNDDGVTALYQYLKSTLVEKDLPLSEGSLDPVDVRHSSGIRQVVPADRVRYLAEITDAVRGYHAETLQLAEQARRVQRLELVEGELADAGLDSEDVRSLLTEARRQLPYEITEQITNWPSVVASYSGDEQVVKVRDREIRTKLTRESLSGNKIPRVALPRFTDHGELVRFWRAENLPGHFPFTAGVFPFKRDGEDPARMFAGEGDPFRTNRRFKLLSEGQPATRLSTAFDSVTLYGRDPDERPDIYGKVGTSGVSVATLEDMKALYDGFDLVAPTTSVSMTINGPAPAVLAFFLNTAIDQQIERFRSQEGRDPSPEEAAELRAHALANVRGTVQADILKEDQGQNTCLFSTEFSLRMMADIQEWFIAQKVRNFYSVSISGYHIAEAGANPISQLAFTLANGFTYVEAYLARGMRVDDFAPNLSFFFSNGMDPEYSVLGRVARRIWAVAMKEKYGAGERSQKLKYHVQTSGRSLHAQEMDFNDIRTTLQALIAIYDNCNSLHTNAYDEAVTTPTEESVRRALAIQLIINREWGLAMNENPLQGSFIIDELTDLVEEAVLQEFERISERGGVLGAMETGYQRGRIQDESMLYEQRKHDGSLPLIGVNTFRNPHADTAEPGVVELARATEEEKQSQLERVRDFHARHHDEARTALAALKDAAVRGENVFAVLMDATRVCSLQQITEAFFEVGGQYRRNV, encoded by the coding sequence ATGAGCGATCTGCATCGCCCCGTCCACCCCGTCCGCCTGGTCACCGCCTCGGCGCTGTTCGACGGGCACGACGCCTCGATCAACATCATGCGGCGGATCTTCCAGTCGCAGGGCGCCGAAGTCATCCACCTCGGACACAACCGGTCCGTGCGGGAGGTCGTGGACGCGGCGCTGGAGGAGGACGCGCACGGCGTGGCGGTCTCGTCCTACCAGGGCGGACATGTGGAGTACTTCGAGTACCTGATGGCCTCGCTGCGGAAGCAGGGCGCGGAGCACATCCGGGTGGTGGGCGGCGGTGGCGGAGTGATCGTGCCGGAGGAGATCGCCCGGCTCCGGGAGAGCGGGGTGACGATCTTCTCCCCCGAGGACGGCCAGCGACTGGGTCTCGCGGGAATGGTCAACACCGTCGTCAAGGACTGCGACTTCGACCTCTGGGACGGCAGGCCCGCCGACCTCACCGCGGTGCTGGCCGGCGACCGGTTCGCGATCGCCCGCGCCCTCACCGGTGCCGAACTCGGCAAGCTGCCCGAGGAGTTCCGGCACGAGCTGCGGACCGCGGCGGCCGCCCGCACTGTGCCGGTGCTCGGTATCACCGGCACCGGCGGCTCCGGGAAGTCCTCCCTGACCGACGAGTTGGTGCGACGGTTCCGCGTCGACCAGCGGGACGCCCTGCGCATCGCCGTGATCGCCGTCGACCCGACGCGTCGGCGAGGTGGTGGAGCCCTGCTCGGCGACCGGATCCGGATGAACTCCCTCGACGGCGACCGGGTGTTCTTCCGCAGCCTCGCCACCCGGGGCAGCCGCGAGCTGCCCGAGCACCTCTCCGACGTGATCGACGTCGTGAAGGCCGCCGGCTTCGACCTGGTGATCGTTGAGACGCCGGGCATCGGCCAGGGCGACGCGGCGATCGTGCCGTTCGTCGACGCCTCCCTGTACGTGATGACTCCGGAGTTCGGCGCGGCCTCGCAGCTGGAGAAGATCGACATGCTCGACTTCGCCGACGTCGTGGCGATCAACAAGTTCGAGCGGCGCGGCGCCAAGGACGCCCTGCGGGACGTCGGCCGCCAACTGGTCCGCAATCGCGAGGCGTTCGGCAAGCGGCCCGAGGACATGCCCGTGTACGGCACCTCCGCGGCCACCTTCAACGACGACGGCGTCACCGCGCTCTATCAGTACCTGAAAAGCACTCTGGTGGAGAAGGACCTGCCGCTGTCGGAGGGGTCCCTGGACCCGGTGGACGTACGGCATTCCTCCGGCATCCGCCAGGTGGTCCCCGCCGACCGGGTGCGCTACCTCGCCGAGATCACCGATGCCGTCCGCGGCTACCACGCCGAGACCCTTCAACTGGCCGAGCAGGCACGGCGAGTTCAGCGGCTGGAGCTCGTCGAGGGCGAACTCGCCGACGCCGGCCTGGATTCCGAGGACGTACGGTCCCTGCTGACCGAGGCGCGTCGGCAGCTGCCGTACGAGATCACTGAACAGATCACGAACTGGCCCTCGGTGGTCGCCTCCTACTCCGGCGACGAGCAGGTCGTGAAGGTCCGGGACCGGGAGATCCGCACCAAGCTGACCCGCGAGTCCCTGTCGGGCAACAAGATCCCCCGCGTCGCCCTGCCCCGCTTCACCGACCACGGTGAACTGGTCCGGTTCTGGCGGGCGGAGAACCTGCCCGGCCACTTCCCCTTCACCGCCGGGGTGTTCCCCTTCAAGCGCGACGGTGAGGACCCGGCCCGGATGTTCGCCGGCGAGGGCGACCCCTTCCGCACCAACCGCCGCTTCAAGCTCCTCTCCGAGGGCCAGCCGGCGACCCGCCTGTCCACCGCCTTCGACTCGGTGACGTTGTACGGCCGCGACCCCGACGAACGCCCCGACATCTACGGCAAGGTCGGCACCTCCGGCGTCTCGGTGGCCACCCTGGAGGACATGAAGGCGCTCTACGACGGCTTCGACCTGGTGGCGCCCACGACCTCGGTGTCGATGACGATCAACGGACCCGCGCCGGCCGTCCTGGCGTTCTTCCTCAACACCGCGATCGACCAGCAGATTGAGCGGTTCCGGTCGCAGGAGGGCCGCGACCCCTCGCCCGAGGAGGCGGCCGAACTGCGCGCACACGCGCTGGCGAACGTACGCGGCACCGTCCAGGCGGACATCCTCAAGGAGGACCAGGGCCAGAACACCTGCCTGTTCTCCACCGAGTTCAGCCTGCGGATGATGGCCGACATCCAGGAGTGGTTCATCGCGCAGAAGGTCCGCAACTTCTACTCGGTGTCCATCTCCGGCTACCACATCGCCGAAGCAGGCGCGAACCCCATCAGCCAGCTCGCCTTCACCCTGGCCAACGGCTTCACCTACGTCGAGGCCTACCTCGCCCGAGGCATGCGCGTCGACGACTTCGCCCCCAACCTGTCGTTCTTCTTCTCCAACGGCATGGACCCCGAGTACTCGGTCCTCGGCCGGGTCGCCCGCCGGATCTGGGCGGTGGCGATGAAGGAGAAGTACGGCGCCGGCGAACGCAGCCAGAAGCTGAAGTACCACGTCCAGACCTCCGGACGCTCCCTGCACGCGCAGGAGATGGACTTCAACGACATCCGCACCACGCTCCAGGCGCTCATCGCCATCTACGACAACTGCAACAGCCTGCACACCAATGCCTACGACGAGGCCGTGACCACCCCCACCGAGGAGTCCGTCCGCCGGGCCCTGGCCATCCAGCTCATCATCAACCGGGAGTGGGGTCTCGCGATGAACGAGAACCCGCTCCAGGGGTCGTTCATCATCGACGAACTCACCGACCTGGTCGAGGAAGCCGTGCTCCAGGAGTTCGAGCGGATCAGCGAACGCGGTGGCGTGCTCGGCGCGATGGAGACCGGCTACCAGCGCGGCCGTATCCAGGACGAGTCGATGCTCTACGAGCAGCGCAAGCACGACGGCTCGCTGCCCCTGATCGGCGTCAACACCTTCCGCAACCCCCACGCCGACACCGCCGAGCCCGGTGTCGTCGAACTCGCCCGCGCCACCGAAGAGGAGAAGCAGTCCCAGCTGGAGCGGGTACGGGACTTCCACGCCCGCCACCACGACGAGGCCCGGACCGCCCTGGCCGCCCTCAAGGACGCGGCGGTACGCGGCGAGAACGTGTTCGCGGTGCTCATGGACGCCACCCGGGTCTGCTCCCTCCAGCAGATCACGGAGGCCTTCTTCGAGGTCGGCGGCCAGTACCGGCGCAACGTCTGA